A window from Sus scrofa isolate TJ Tabasco breed Duroc chromosome 2, Sscrofa11.1, whole genome shotgun sequence encodes these proteins:
- the FAM174A gene encoding membrane protein FAM174A isoform X1 encodes MKATHYRCCLSHLLASALLLLLLLPELRGPLAVLLQAAEAAQDPGPPDRGPRTLQPLPPGPTAPQSPGRAQAEATGPRGAEGGNGSFPGAELAADPGGKAGEEGSVGGVLAVSPNPSDKPMTQRALTVLMVVSGAVLVYFVVRTVRMRRRNRKTRRYGVLDTNIENMELTPLEQDDEDDDNTLFDANHPRR; translated from the exons ATGAAGGCAACGCACTATCGCTGCTGCCTCAGCCACCTCCTCGCCTCCGCCCTCCTGCTGTTGCTACTACTGCCAGAGTTGAGAGGGCCTTTGGCGGTGCTGCTGCAGGCGGCTGAGGCCGCGCAGGATCCCGGGCCTCCAGACCGTGGGCCGAGGACCCTGCAACCTCTGCCACCTGGCCCCACAGCTCCCCAGTCCCCAGGCCGCGCTCAGGCCGAAGCCACAGGACCACGGGGCGCAGAGGGCGGCAATGGCAGCTTTCCTGGGGCGGAGCTTGCTGCCGACCCAGGCGGGAAGGCGGGGGAAGAAGGCTCAGTGGGTGGCGTCCTTGCTGTGAGCCCTAACCCCAGCGACAAGCCCATGACCCAGCGGGCCCTGACCGTGTTGATGGTGGTGAGTGGTGCGGTGCTGGTGTACTTCGTCGTCAGGACGGTCAG AATGAGAAGAAGAAACCGAAAGACTAGGAGATATGGAGTTCTGGACACTAACATAGAAAACATGGAATTGACACCTTTAGAACaagatgatgaggatgatgataaCACACTGTTTGATGCCAATCATCCTCGAAG ATAA
- the FAM174A gene encoding membrane protein FAM174A isoform X2: MKATHYRCCLSHLLASALLLLLLLPELRGPLAVLLQAAEAAQDPGPPDRGPRTLQPLPPGPTAPQSPGRAQAEATGPRGAEGGNGSFPGAELAADPGGKAGEEGSVGGVLAVSPNPSDKPMTQRALTVLMVVSGAVLVYFVVRTVRMRRRNRKTRRYGVLDTNIENMELTPLEQDDEDDDNTLFDANHPRR, from the exons ATGAAGGCAACGCACTATCGCTGCTGCCTCAGCCACCTCCTCGCCTCCGCCCTCCTGCTGTTGCTACTACTGCCAGAGTTGAGAGGGCCTTTGGCGGTGCTGCTGCAGGCGGCTGAGGCCGCGCAGGATCCCGGGCCTCCAGACCGTGGGCCGAGGACCCTGCAACCTCTGCCACCTGGCCCCACAGCTCCCCAGTCCCCAGGCCGCGCTCAGGCCGAAGCCACAGGACCACGGGGCGCAGAGGGCGGCAATGGCAGCTTTCCTGGGGCGGAGCTTGCTGCCGACCCAGGCGGGAAGGCGGGGGAAGAAGGCTCAGTGGGTGGCGTCCTTGCTGTGAGCCCTAACCCCAGCGACAAGCCCATGACCCAGCGGGCCCTGACCGTGTTGATGGTGGTGAGTGGTGCGGTGCTGGTGTACTTCGTCGTCAGGACGGTCAG AATGAGAAGAAGAAACCGAAAGACTAGGAGATATGGAGTTCTGGACACTAACATAGAAAACATGGAATTGACACCTTTAGAACaagatgatgaggatgatgataaCACACTGTTTGATGCCAATCATCCTCGAAGGTAA